CCATGACGGCAAGCGTTCGCCCCTTACCGGCAAGGGCCCCGCGATGCGCGGCCGCATCGACTCCACGCGCCAAACCACTGACGATCGTAAAACCCATCTTCACCAAGTCGCGCGCCAACTCCTCAGCCACGATGCGCCCGGCGGCACTGACTTTTCTCGTGCCGACAATCGCCACGGCATGCCGATCGGTTTCCAGCAGCGAGCCCTGAACGTACAACAACGGGGGCGGGTCCGGAATCGTCCTGAGTGGCGTGGGGTACTGTGCATCAAGATACGTCAGCACCGTAACCTTCCGGCGCTGCAGCTGCTCTAATTCCTTGTCGAGTTCCCGGATCGCATCCGGAGCCGGCCCTCGACGAATCGCCTCGACTAGAGGCGGCCGGCATCCAATCTCCTCCAACGCCGACTGCGGCGCCGAGAACACAGCATCCGGCGCCCCGAATGCATGCACAAGCTTGAGAAGGATGGCGTCGCCCACACCGGGAATCGCGCGCAACACCAACCAGGGACGGAGAGATCGATGACTCACTATCGTCTCAACTCATCACACGTCGTCAGTGCGATGTCATGCCCGTTGTACTGGAGAAAGACCACGTTCAGCGGCAGGATGCCCACCCGGAACAGGTACACGCCCGGTCGCTCGGCGGATTAGATCACGACCAGATCGAATTGCTCCAGATGCAACCGATCGTCGGGCGTGACCAGAATTTTTGCGCTATATCGCCGTTCGAGTTCCTCGACGCCTGGTTGCTCCTGTTCCTGCAAGAGCAGAGCAACGGCAGGATGCGCGCCGACAACCACGCGCTGCTGCTCGATCTCATGGCCGAGCCGCCGCACTTCACGGAAAATTTCGTAGGCCACCGACATCGGCGACTTGGTGTAGCCGCGCCCGTCGCAATAGTGGCAGGGCTCCGACAACGAACGCAGCAAGTCCTCTCGCACACGCTCACGGGAAATTTCGATCAACCCGAGATCGGACACCCTGGAAATTCTGGTGCGGGCTTTATCAGACGACATGGCATCCACCAGTGCATGGTAAACCTTGTCGCGATTTTTCTCCCGCTCCATGTCGATGAAATCCACGATGATGATGCCGCCGATCCCGCGCAACTTCACCTGATAGGCGATTTCGCGCGCCGCTTCCAGGTTGTTTCTGAGGATCGTTTCTTCCTGATCGCGCTTCCCGACAAACCGGCCGGTATTCACGTCGATCACCGTCATGGCCTCGGTATGGTCGATCACCAAATATCCTCCGGACTTGAGCCACACCTTGCGGCTCATCGCACGGGCGATTTCCTGCTCCACGCCCAGGTAATCGAACAGGCTTTCTTCTTTGTCATAAAAATGAATCCGCGAGGTTTGCTCCGGCGAAAACCGCTGGACGAACCCCTTGATCGCGTTGTACTCCTCGCGGGAATCGATCAATAACCGGTCCACCCGACGACCGAAAAGATCGCGCACGACGCGAAAACTCAAACTCAAGTCGCTGTGTAAGAGGCTCGGGGCCGGCTGCTGATCACGCTTCGTCAATACGTCTTGCCATAAGACGTGCAAGAACTCGACGTCCGAGCGCAACTCCTCTTCCTTGACCCCTTCACTGACGGTTCGCACGATGTAGCCGAACCCCGGGCGCCGTGCCCGTTTCATAATTTCTTTCAGGCGTGCCCGCTCCTCATCACGAGGAATGCGGCGGGAGACGCCGATATGCTCGACCGTCGGCATGAATACCAGGTACCGGCCCGGCAAGGACACATAGGTCGTCACGCGCGATCCCTTGGTGCCGATCGGACCTTTCGAGATCTGCACCATGACTTCCTGCCCCTCGGACAGCAACTCTTCAATGGGTTTCGAGCTTTGCCGCTTGGGCTTGGGGACCTCCGAATCCTTGTTGTCGTCGTCGTCGCCCTCGACGAGGGTATCCCCGGGTTCGACATCCATCGAGAGGTCGGACACATGCATGAATGCCGCTTTTTCCAACCCGATATCGATGAACGCCGCCTGCATGCCGGGCAGCACTTTCGCCACCCGGCCCTTATAAATATTCCCGACGAAATCCTGGTCTTTGGCGCGATCGCCATAGAGGTCGGTGACAACCCCGTTGTCGAGTACCGCCACGCGGGTTTCTTCCCGCGCTATACTGATTGCTATCTCCACACCCATAGACACTCCTTTACACCCAGATCGGTCGGATCGGCAGACGAACGCGGACGCAGAGTCCGGGTTCTTTCTCGTCTTACCGTCAGTCCGGTGCCAATCCGGTTCACATGGTTATTTCATACCCAGTCGGCCCCTGTCCAGGCATCGCCTAATAGAACAAGGTCAACCGACGTCGTTTGACGTTCAACAATAATCCCAACGAAGCCATGGTCATGATGGTCGCACTCCCTCCGTAACTCACCAACGGAAGCGGAATGCCGACAATGGGAAACATCCCTGCGGTCATCCCGATATTGACGACCACGCAAAAACAGAGCATCGCCACAATCCCTGCCGCGAGTAATGCCCCCAATGTATCTTTCGCACGCGCGGCAATTTCCAACGACACCCATATCAGCGCAATAAAGAGGGCCAACAGCACCAGTACGCCGACAAAGCCCCATTCCTCCGCATAGACCGCAAACACGAAGTCGGTATGGCCTTCTGGAAGGAACTTCAGCTGGCTTTGTGTGCCGCCGTACAGCCCTTTTCCCGACAATTCCCCGGAGCCGATGGCAATTCTGGACTGGAGCGCATGATAGCCTTTTCCTCCCGGATCGTAATCCGGATCGACAAATGCCATGACACGTTCCCGCTGATAATCGTGCAAGGATGCCCAGACCATTTCCCACACGAACGGGAAGAGCATGACGGAGAGCAATAAAATCACCCCCAACGTCTTCGAGCGCACGCCGACCATCAATAACATGGCCGCGTACACAGCCAGAAAACTCAGACCGCTCCCCAAATCAGGCTGCTTGAGGATCAACAGCAGGCCGGGCAACACAATCAACCCCGGCAGAACCACCCGATGGAGCCACCCCGCACGAGACACCCGGGAGTAATAGTTCGCCAGTACCAACACCAGAACCAGTTTCGCAAATTCAGATGGTTGAAAGGCGAAGGGCCCGATCGGAATCCACCGTTGGGCTCCACGGCTGGACTTACCCATGACCAACACGACCGCCAACATAATCAGAATCACCGCATAAGTCGGATAGGCCAGGCGCGCAATCTTGTGATAGTCGGACAGGTACATCACCAGGAACGCGATCGTGCCCAGCAGAATCCACACGAGCTGTTTGAGATAAAAAGGAAAGGCGGTGTCCTGAGAATGCGTGACGCTGTAGATCGACAGCACCCCGACCGACAGGATGACCGCGATCAACCCCATGAAGCGGAGGTCGAAACTATCCAATCCTCGACTGTCGATCACCCGATCAATCATCACGTCTTCGGTCGTACGTCAGCGGATTTCGTCCGCCCACCCGCAGGAACTCCATTGAGGACCTCGGGATAGGCCTTGACGTAGGCTTCAATCACATCTTTGGCCAAGGGGGCCGCGGCCGATCCGCCATGTCCCATGTGCTCAGCCAGGACCGCCACGGCAATGCGCGGAGCCTCCACGGGCGCAAAGGCGACGAACCAGGCATGGTCTCTAAGCTTTTTCGGGATATCCTTCTCCGGACCGGTGCGGAGCGCCGCCGTTTGAGCGGTCCCGGTTTTTCCTCCGATCGTCACGAGGGACGACTTCGCTCGCGTCGCGGTTCCTTTGGTCACCACATCGGCCAGCGCCTCCTTAATCAAAGCAATGGTGGCCGGCTTCACTGCCACCTTGCCGCGCACGGTCGGAGGGAATTCGGCCCGTTCTCCCGTCGCGCGATTCATCACCGCCTGCACCAGGCGCGGTTTGATCGACAGGCCGTCGTTGGCCACCGTACCGATGACGCTGGCCATCTGCAAGGGTGTCACCGTGACATATCCTTGTCCGATCGCCGCGGAAATGGTTTCACCGGGGTACCAGGGCTGATTTCTTGCTTTCTGCTTCCATGCCGTCGAAGGAACGATACCGACACGTTCCGACGGAAGCTCGACTCCGGTCTCCTGCCCGAGCCCGAACTGCTTCGCATACTCGGCGATCGTATCGATCCCCATTCGCTGGCCGACGGTATAGAAATAGACGTCGCACGAGTGGATCAAGGCCTCGTTCATATCGACTGACCCATGACCGCCTTGCTTCCAGTCGTGAAACAGCCGATTCCCGAATTGATACCCGCCGTTACACCGAACCATGGTCGAGGGAGTCACGGTGTTGGATTCAAGCGCCGCCGCCGCCATCACCACCTTGAACGTCGAGCCTGGAGGATATTGACCTTGCGTGGCGCGATTATTCAGGGGGCGCCGCTCGTTCTGAACGATTTCAACCCACTGTTTGTTCGTTAATTCTTTCGACAACATGTTCGGATCGAATCCCGGACGGCTGGCCATCGCCAGAATATCCCCGTTGGTCGGATCCAGCGCCACGATGGCGCCCGACTCCTCCCCAAGAAGATCTTCGGCGGTTTTCTGAAGCCGGGCATCGATGGTGAGATAGAGATCGTCACCCGCCACCGGCTTGTCCGACACCACGGCGCGTTTTTCGTGGCCGAGCGCATCGACTTCGACGCTCTTCTGACCCGCCCGCCCGCGGACTTGCCGGTCGAACCACTTCTCGACTCCATACTGCCCGACCACGCTGCCTTGATGGAGGTCGGCAAAATCAGCCTTTTCAAGTTGATCCGCCGACACTTCTCCCACATATCCCAGTAGATGCGCCGCAACCGGCCCGCCGGGGTAGTTCCGTTGCGACTCCACTTGAATCATCACACCGGGCAAATCCAACCGATGAGACTCGATCAATGTCGCCTCGCGCAACGTCAGCCGGTCTTTCACCTTGCGAGGCTGCAGCTTGCCGCCCTTGCCGGTCGACAGTTTCTTTTGAATCACCTCCGGCTCGAGATTGAGCAACGAGGCCAACTGCGCGACCAGAGCCGGCCGATCCTTCACGTCTTCCAGCGTGACATACAGGGCAAAACTCGGCACATTGTTCGCCAGCAACACACCGTTCCGGTCGAAGATGAGACCGCGGGCCGGCTCCAACACTACCGAGCGTGTCCGGTTGTTTTCAGACAAATCCCGGTAATAGGGGCCTTCCCGAATCTGAAGATGCCACAGACGCAAGGCGAGCAACGCCACCACCAGCAGGAGGCCCACACGGAGGATGACCAGCCGCCGCTGGAGATCGAGGAGATCCGAATCGTTAAATCCTATCGAAGCCATGGTCGCCAGATTTTTTTCGATGGATGCCCGGATACCCGCACGCGATTACAACGCCCCCTCGGTCACCATTCGATCGTCGGACCAACGCTGACGGAACAACAGATACAGGCCGGCCCCGACCAAGGCGTCGAACCCGGCCTGCACGAGCACCGTCGAACGCACACCCATCCAGACCTCATCGATACCCGCCGGATTCATCGAGTAGAGAAACACGGCACTGGACAGGCAGGAGATGATCGCTAATCCGGCAGTCAACACGGCCGGAGTGATATGGGCCATATGGCGGCCCGCCAGCCCGGCCAGAAACCCACCCCCGCCCTTGGTCACTACATTGATCCAGAGATCTCCCGCGGACAACATATCCTGAAAACACCCCAGCAGGAGCCCCAGAATCAATCCGTCCAACTCGCCGCCGAGAAACCCGACGAGACAGGCGGCCACCAGACCGAGATCGGGACGCACGCCGAAGATGCTGAAGTAGTGCAACAACGTGGTCTGAAAGGGGACCACCACCAGCGCCAGGAGCAGATACAGGAGAAACTTCATGGCTTCTTTCGATCCCCGCGAATCTCCTGCAACAGTTTTTGCGCTGAGTCGGCATCCTCATACGGAGCCGTGATGATGAGAACCTCATCGAGTTTGGAAAGGTCCACTTCCGGCTCGATTTCGGCCGATTGAAACAAATCACCCTCCGACTTCTCCACTTGGGTCAGGCCACCGATCGCCAAACCACGTGGAAAGGTCCCGGTCAATCCTGAGGTCACGACCCGGTCGCCCGCCTGAACCCGGGACAACAAGGGGATGTATTTGAGTCGCGCCCGCCCATGGCTGGTGCCCTCCACGATGCCTTCATCGCGAGTCCGTTGCACCACTCCCGCAATCGCATTGTTGGGATCAGTCACGAGGAGGACCACCGACGAAGTGGAATTGGTCTTCACGATTCGTCCCACCACACCTGCGGGAGTCACGACCCCCATCTCGACGCGAACTCCATCGCTTTCGCCCTTGTTGAGAATCATCCCGCCATACCAATTGGTGGCATCTCGGCCGATCACCTGCGCCGCCAGAGTCTGGGACGGCGACTGCTGCCTAAAATTCAGCAGGGTCTCGTACCGTTGCGTGGCCGCCACGGCTTCGCGCAGCTGATTGTTCTGGCCCTTCAGCAGCTCAAGGTCCCGATGAAGCTGGCGGTTCTCTTCGTGAACACCCTGCAGGGCAAGATACGCATTCCAGGTTTCCGAAATGCCGTGATCGACGGAAGAAAACGCGGCGAGCGGAACGCTGAGGATCTGACCAAGAGGTCCGCCGACATACTGAAGCAGCCTCTGGCTTTGACTAGGAAGAAGGAAGAGGGCGACGAGCAAGCAGGCGAACAGCACGATGGCAAGACGTCTAGTGCCGTATGTTGAGCGAGATATAGCCATCCACACTCGGGATGGAGATCATCGAGAGGTACTGCACTGCGACATAACCGATACCTTGCGAAGGAGATCCAGCTCGTCAAGAATCTTCCCCACCCCCAAGACCACGGAGGTCAGCGGGTCATCGACCGTAATGATCGGGAGATTCGTTTCTTCACGGAACCGAGTGTCCATTCCCTTCAGCAAGGATCCGCCGCCAGTCAGCACGATACCGCGATCGATGATGTCTCCGGCCAATTCAGGCGGTGTGTTTTCGAGCGCCACCTTGATGGCATTGACGATGGTTCCAATGGGTTCCTGCAACGCCTCTCTGACCTCGGCATCATCCACCACCAGCGTGCGGGGGATACCAGAAATCAGATCGCGCCCTTTGATCATCATGGTCTTGCGCTCCTCGAAGGGATAGGCCGAGCCGATCTCGAACTTGATGCGCTCGGCCATATGCTCCCCGATGAGGAGATTATACTTCTTCTTGATGTAGTTCATGATGGCGTCGTCCATCCGGTCTCCGGCCACCTTGACCGACTCGCTATACACGATGCCCCCCAGCGAGATGACCGCAATGTCCGTCGTCCCGCCACCGATGTCCACCACCATGTTCCCGGACGGTTCCGTGATCGGAAGTCCTGCACCGATTGCCGCCGCGACCGGTTCCTCGATCAGATACACTTCACGGGCGCCCGCCAGTTCGGCCGAATCACGGACAGCCCGTTGTTCCACCTGCGTGATCCGCGAGGGCACACCGATGATGATACGGGGCCGCACAAACGCCGTTCGGTTATGCGCCTTTTGAATGAAGTGGCTGAGCATCGCCTCGGCTTTTTCGAAATCGGCGATGACACCTTCCTTCATCGGGCGTACCGCAAGGATATTCCCCGGGGTCCGTCCCAGCATGCGCTTCGCGTCGGCGCCGACCGCCATCACGCGCTCCGTCTTCTTCTCCACGGCGACCACGGAAGGCTCGTTCAAGACGATGCCTTTTCCCTGGACATACACGAGAGTTGTCGCCGTCCCCAGATCGATCGCCAGATCGTTGGAGAACCACCCGAACATGTCACTCATGAAGCCCACTAGGACTCTCCCTTCAGACGATTCCTGCCTTCAGCCACACCGTCCTGCTCAATCCGACACA
This sequence is a window from Nitrospira sp.. Protein-coding genes within it:
- a CDS encoding Rne/Rng family ribonuclease, which encodes MGVEIAISIAREETRVAVLDNGVVTDLYGDRAKDQDFVGNIYKGRVAKVLPGMQAAFIDIGLEKAAFMHVSDLSMDVEPGDTLVEGDDDDNKDSEVPKPKRQSSKPIEELLSEGQEVMVQISKGPIGTKGSRVTTYVSLPGRYLVFMPTVEHIGVSRRIPRDEERARLKEIMKRARRPGFGYIVRTVSEGVKEEELRSDVEFLHVLWQDVLTKRDQQPAPSLLHSDLSLSFRVVRDLFGRRVDRLLIDSREEYNAIKGFVQRFSPEQTSRIHFYDKEESLFDYLGVEQEIARAMSRKVWLKSGGYLVIDHTEAMTVIDVNTGRFVGKRDQEETILRNNLEAAREIAYQVKLRGIGGIIIVDFIDMEREKNRDKVYHALVDAMSSDKARTRISRVSDLGLIEISRERVREDLLRSLSEPCHYCDGRGYTKSPMSVAYEIFREVRRLGHEIEQQRVVVGAHPAVALLLQEQEQPGVEELERRYSAKILVTPDDRLHLEQFDLVVI
- the rodA gene encoding rod shape-determining protein RodA, giving the protein MMIDRVIDSRGLDSFDLRFMGLIAVILSVGVLSIYSVTHSQDTAFPFYLKQLVWILLGTIAFLVMYLSDYHKIARLAYPTYAVILIMLAVVLVMGKSSRGAQRWIPIGPFAFQPSEFAKLVLVLVLANYYSRVSRAGWLHRVVLPGLIVLPGLLLILKQPDLGSGLSFLAVYAAMLLMVGVRSKTLGVILLLSVMLFPFVWEMVWASLHDYQRERVMAFVDPDYDPGGKGYHALQSRIAIGSGELSGKGLYGGTQSQLKFLPEGHTDFVFAVYAEEWGFVGVLVLLALFIALIWVSLEIAARAKDTLGALLAAGIVAMLCFCVVVNIGMTAGMFPIVGIPLPLVSYGGSATIMTMASLGLLLNVKRRRLTLFY
- the mrdA gene encoding penicillin-binding protein 2, whose protein sequence is MASIGFNDSDLLDLQRRLVILRVGLLLVVALLALRLWHLQIREGPYYRDLSENNRTRSVVLEPARGLIFDRNGVLLANNVPSFALYVTLEDVKDRPALVAQLASLLNLEPEVIQKKLSTGKGGKLQPRKVKDRLTLREATLIESHRLDLPGVMIQVESQRNYPGGPVAAHLLGYVGEVSADQLEKADFADLHQGSVVGQYGVEKWFDRQVRGRAGQKSVEVDALGHEKRAVVSDKPVAGDDLYLTIDARLQKTAEDLLGEESGAIVALDPTNGDILAMASRPGFDPNMLSKELTNKQWVEIVQNERRPLNNRATQGQYPPGSTFKVVMAAAALESNTVTPSTMVRCNGGYQFGNRLFHDWKQGGHGSVDMNEALIHSCDVYFYTVGQRMGIDTIAEYAKQFGLGQETGVELPSERVGIVPSTAWKQKARNQPWYPGETISAAIGQGYVTVTPLQMASVIGTVANDGLSIKPRLVQAVMNRATGERAEFPPTVRGKVAVKPATIALIKEALADVVTKGTATRAKSSLVTIGGKTGTAQTAALRTGPEKDIPKKLRDHAWFVAFAPVEAPRIAVAVLAEHMGHGGSAAAPLAKDVIEAYVKAYPEVLNGVPAGGRTKSADVRPKT
- the mreC gene encoding rod shape-determining protein MreC encodes the protein MAISRSTYGTRRLAIVLFACLLVALFLLPSQSQRLLQYVGGPLGQILSVPLAAFSSVDHGISETWNAYLALQGVHEENRQLHRDLELLKGQNNQLREAVAATQRYETLLNFRQQSPSQTLAAQVIGRDATNWYGGMILNKGESDGVRVEMGVVTPAGVVGRIVKTNSTSSVVLLVTDPNNAIAGVVQRTRDEGIVEGTSHGRARLKYIPLLSRVQAGDRVVTSGLTGTFPRGLAIGGLTQVEKSEGDLFQSAEIEPEVDLSKLDEVLIITAPYEDADSAQKLLQEIRGDRKKP
- a CDS encoding rod shape-determining protein; its protein translation is MFGWFSNDLAIDLGTATTLVYVQGKGIVLNEPSVVAVEKKTERVMAVGADAKRMLGRTPGNILAVRPMKEGVIADFEKAEAMLSHFIQKAHNRTAFVRPRIIIGVPSRITQVEQRAVRDSAELAGAREVYLIEEPVAAAIGAGLPITEPSGNMVVDIGGGTTDIAVISLGGIVYSESVKVAGDRMDDAIMNYIKKKYNLLIGEHMAERIKFEIGSAYPFEERKTMMIKGRDLISGIPRTLVVDDAEVREALQEPIGTIVNAIKVALENTPPELAGDIIDRGIVLTGGGSLLKGMDTRFREETNLPIITVDDPLTSVVLGVGKILDELDLLRKVSVMSQCSTSR